From Vitis vinifera cultivar Pinot Noir 40024 chromosome 5, ASM3070453v1, the proteins below share one genomic window:
- the LOC100251175 gene encoding translationally-controlled tumor protein homolog, producing the protein MLVYQDLLTADELLSDSFPYKELFNGALWEVEGKWVVQGAIDVDIGANPSAEGGEEEGVDDQTVKVVDIVDTFRLQEQPPFDKKQFVTYMKRYIKLLTPKLEGEKQEEFKKNIEGATKFLLSKLSDLQFFVGESMHDDGSLVFAYYKDGATDPTFLYFGHGLKEIKC; encoded by the exons ATGCTTGTCTATCAGGATTTGCTCACCG CTGATGAGCTTCTTTCCGACTCATTCCCATACAAGGAGCTCTTCAATGGAGCCCTCTGGGAAGTTGAAGGAAAG TGGGTTGTTCAAGGAGCCATTGATGTAGACATTGGTGCAAATCCTTCGGCTGAAGGTGGTGAAGAAGAGGGTGTTGATGATCAAACTGTCAAAGTGGTTGACATTGTCGACACATTTAGGCTTCAG GAGCAACCACCATTTGACAAGAAGCAGTTTGTCACTTACATGAAGAGATACATCAAGTTGTTGACACCTAAGCTTGAGGGGGAGAAGCAAGAggaattcaagaaaaatattGAGGGAGCAACTAAGTTCCTGCTGTCAAAGCTCAGTGATCTTCAATT TTTTGTCGGAGAGAGCATGCATGATGATGGCTCCCTGGTATTTGCTTACTACAAGGATGGAGCCACTGACCCTACATTTTTGTACTTCGGCCATGGGTTGAAGGAGATCAAGTGTTAA
- the LOC100246033 gene encoding universal stress protein PHOS34, whose product METTERPVLVIGIDDSSHSFYALEWTLDHFFSSPKTKPFKLVIVYARPPASSVVGFAGPGLPDIIAHVDSDLKKAAARIVDKAKQMCNSKSVEDVTVSVMEGDARSIICDAVNIHHASILVVGSHGYGALKRAVLGSVSDYCAHHAHCTVMIVKKPKY is encoded by the exons ATGGAGACCACGGAGAGACCTGTGCTAGTGATCGGCATCGACGACAGCTCTCACAGCTTCTACGCTCTCGAATGGACTCTCGATCATTTCTTCTCATCCCCCAAAACCAAGCCTTTCAAACTCGTCATCGTTTACGCTCGCCCCCCAGCGTCTTCCGTTGTCGGGTTCGCCGGACCCG GGTTACCTGATATTATAGCCCATGTGGATTCTGATCTGAAGAAGGCGGCTGCTAGGATTGTTGATAAGGCAAAGCAGATGTGCAACAGCAAATCA GTGGAGGATGTGACAGTGAGTGTAATGGAAGGCGACGCTAGAAGCATAATATGCGACGCTGTCAATATACACCATGCATCCATTCTGGTTGTGGGAAGCCATGGCTATGGAGCTCTGAAGAG GGCGGTTCTAGGCAGCGTAAGCGACTACTGCGCTCATCATGCTCATTGCACTGTGATGATCGTGAAGAAGCCCAAGTACTGA
- the LOC100256329 gene encoding 26S proteasome regulatory subunit 6A homolog, protein MASAMVEDSSFEDDQLASMSTDDIARASRLLDNEIRILKEELQRTNLELESFKEKIKENQEKIKLNKQLPYLVGNIVEILEMNPEDEAEEDGANVDLDSQRKGKCVVLKTSTRQTIFLPVVGLVDPDKLKPGDLVGVNKDSYLILDTLPSEYDSRVKAMEVDEKPTEDYNDIGGLEKQIQELVEAIVLPMTHKERFQKLGIRPPKGVLLYGPPGTGKTLMARACAAQTNATFLKLAGPQLVQMFIGDGAKLVRDAFQLAKEKSPCIIFIDEIDAIGTKRFDSEVSGDREVQRTMLELLNQLDGFSSDDRIKVIAATNRADILDPALMRSGRLDRKIEFPHPSEDARARILQIHSRKMNVHPDVNFEELARSTDDFNGAQLKAVCVEAGMLALRRDATEVIHEDFNEGIIQVQAKKKSSLNYYA, encoded by the exons ATGGCTTCCGCTATGGTTGAAGACAGTAGCTTCGAAGACGACCAGCTCGCTTCGATGTCCACTGACGACATTGCTAGAGCTTCCCGTCTCCTTGATAATGAGATTCGAATCCTCAAG GAAGAGTTGCAGAGAACGAATCTGGAGTTGGAATCgttcaaagaaaaaataaaggagaatCAAGAGAAGATCAAGCTCAACAAGCAGCTACCCTACCTTGTTGGGAACATCGTTGAG ATTTTGGAAATGAACCCAGAAGATGAAGCTGAAGAAGATGGCGCTAACGTTGATCTTGACTcccaaagaaaaggaaaatgtgtCGTGTTGAAAACCTCTACACGCCAG ACGATCTTTTTGCCTGTTGTTGGGCTTGTTGACCCTGATAAGCTGAAACCTGGTGACTTGGTTGGGGTGAATAAAGATAGCTACCTGATCTTGGACACTCTTCCGTCTGAATATGATTCTCGAGTAAAGGCTATGGAAGTCGATGAAAAGCCAACTGAAGATTACAATGACATTGGGGGTCTGGAGAAGCAG ATCCAGGAACTCGTTGAGGCAATTGTTCTGCCCATGACTCACAAAGAGCGATTCCAGAAACTAGGAATTCGGCCACCCAAGGGAGTGCTTTTGTATGGGCCTCCAGGGACTGGCAAAACATTAATGGCTCGTGCTTGTGCTGCACAGACAAATGCCACTTTTCTGAAGCTAGCTGGTCCACAACTTGTCCAG ATGTTCATAGGGGATGGTGCAAAACTTGTTCGAGATGCATTCCAGCTTGCAAAAGAGAAATCCCCATGTATCATTTTCATTGATGAAATTGATGCCATTGGCACGAAGCGTTTTGATAG TGAGGTGAGTGGAGATAGAGAAGTGCAGCGAACAATGTTGGAATTGCTCAATCAGCTTGATGGTTTTAGTAGTGATGACCGTATAAAG GTCATAGCAGCAACAAACAGGGCTGATATCCTGGATCCAGCTCTCATGCGTTCTGGTCGTTTAGACCGAAAAATTGAGTTCCCTCATCCTTCTGAAGATGCAAGAGCGAGAATTTTGCAG ATCCATTCAAGGAAAATGAATGTACACCCAGACGTAAATTTTGAGGAACTCGCTCGTTCAACTGATGATTTCAATGGAGCACAGCTGAAAGCCGTTTGTGTGGAGGCAGGCATGTTAGCTCTCCGTCGAGATGCAACTGAG GTGATCCACGAAGACTTCAATGAAGGTATTATTCAAGTACAGGCCAAAAAGAAATCCAGTTTAAACTATTATGCATAA